One Rosa chinensis cultivar Old Blush chromosome 5, RchiOBHm-V2, whole genome shotgun sequence genomic region harbors:
- the LOC121049394 gene encoding NAD(P)H-quinone oxidoreductase subunit 2 A, chloroplastic translates to MIWHVQNENFILDSTRIFMKAFHLLLFDGSFIFPECILIFGLVLLLMIDSTSDQKDIPWLYFISSTSLVMSITALLFQWREEPTISFSGNFQTNNFNEIFQFLILLCSTLCIPLSVEYIECTEMAITEFLLFVLTATLGGMFLCGANDLITIFVAPECFSLCSYLLSGYTKKDVRSNEATTKYLLMGGASSSILVHGFSWLYGSSGGEIELQEIVNGLINTQMYNSPGISIALIFITVGIGFKLSLAPSHQWTPDVYEGSPTPVVAFLSVTSKVAASASATRIFDIPFYFSSNEWHLLLEILAILSMILGNLIAITQTSMKRMLAYSSIGQIGYVIIGIIVGDSNGGYASMITYMLFYISMNLGTFACIVSFGLRTGTDNIRDYAGLYTKDPFLALSLALCLLSLGGLPPLAGFFGKLNLFWCGWQAGLYFLVSIGLLTSVVSIYYYLKIIKLLMTGRNQEITPHVRNYRRSPLRSNNSIELSMIVCVIASTIPGISMNPIIEIAQDTLF, encoded by the exons ATGATCTGGCATGTACAGAATGAAAACTTCATTCTCGATTCTACGAGAATTTTTATGAAAGCCTTTCATTTGCTTCTCTTCGATGGAAGTTTTATTTTCCCAGAATGTATCCTAATTTTTGGCCTAGTTCTTCTTCTGATGATCGATTCAACCTCTGATCAAAAAGATATACCTTGGTTATATTTCATCTCTTCAACAAGTTTAGTAATGAGCATAACAGCCCTATTGTTCCAATGGAGAGAAGAACCTACGATTAGCTTTTCGGGAAATTTTCAAACGAACAATTTCAACGAAATCTTTCAATTTCTTATTTTACTATGTTCAACTCTATGTATTCCTCTATCCGTAGAGTACATTGAATGTACAGAAATGGCTATAACAGAGTTTCTGTTATTCGTATTAACAGCTACTCTAGGAGGAATGTTTTTATGCGGTGCTAACGATTTAATAACTATCTTTGTAGCTCCAGAATGTTTCAGTTTATGCTCCTACCTATTATCTGGATATACCAAGAAAGATGTACGGTCTAATGAGGCTACTACGAAGTATTTACTCATGGGTGGGGCAAGCTCTTCTATTCTGGTTCACGGTTTCTCTTGGCTATATGGTTCATCCGGGGGGGAGATCGAGCTTCAAGAAATAGTGAATGGTCTTATCAATACACAAATGTATAACTCCCCAGGAATTTCAATTGCGCTTATATTCATCACTGTAGGAATTGGGTTCAAGCTTTCCCTAGCCCCTTCTCATCAATGGACTCCTGACGTATACGAAGGA TCTCCCACTCCAGTTGTTGCTTTTCTTTCTGTTACTTCGAAAGTAGCtgcttcagcttcagccactcGAATTTTCgatattcctttttatttctCATCAAACGAATGGCATCTTCTTCTGGAAATCCTAGCTATTCTTAGCATGATATTGGGGAATCTCATTGCTATTACTCAAACAAGCATGAAACGTATGCTTGCGTATTCGTCCATAGGTCAAATTGGATATGTAATTATTGGAATAATTGTTGGAGACTCAAATGGTGGATATGCAAGCATGATAACTTATATGCTGTTCTATATCTCCATGAATCTAGGAACTTTTGCTTGCATTGTATCATTTGGTCTACGTACCGGAACTGATAACATTCGAGATTATGCAGGATTATACACAAAGGATCCTTTTTTGGCTCTCTCTTTAGCCCTATGTCTCTTATCCTTAGGAGGTCTTCCTCCACTAGCAGGTTTTTTCGGAAAACTGAATTTATTCTGGTGTGGATGGCAGGCAGGCCTATATTTCTTGGTTTCAATAGGACTCCTTACAAGCGTTGTTTCTATCTACTATTATCTAAAAATAATCAAGTTATTAATGACTGGACGAAACCAAGAAATAACCCCTCACGTGCGAAATTATAGAAGATCCCCTTTAAGATCAAACAATTCCATCGAATTGAGTATGATTGTATGTGTGATAGCATCTACTATACCAGGAATATCAATGAACCCGATTATTGAAATTGCTCAGGATACCCTTTTTTAG